From the genome of Oncorhynchus clarkii lewisi isolate Uvic-CL-2024 chromosome 11, UVic_Ocla_1.0, whole genome shotgun sequence, one region includes:
- the LOC139420322 gene encoding nucleoporin p58/p45 isoform X5 — MSGFNFGSGSIGSTNAGGGFSFGAAASTPVAAGTGGFTLGGALGATAPASTTTTSSLGLGGSLFSQKPTGGFSFNTPASGAPAASTAPTTGFSMTFNKPSASAQPFSLTAASSAPTGAGLTLGSVLTSTAPQQGATGFSLNLGGVAASTAPSTGLSLGSSMFSNMATTGLGQTTLGSGGLTLGSLASTSTAVSAAPSLGLGGVDFSTSSEKKSDKSSGASPQDSKALKDENLPPVICQDVDNFQKFVKEQKQVHEEISRMSSKAMLKVQDDIKSLKQLLSVSASGLQRNALAIDKLKMETAQELKNADIALRTQKTPPGLQHDNTAPYDYFRCLVEQFEVQLQQYRQQIEELENHLTTQGSGSHITPQDLSLAMQKLYQTFVALAAQLQSVHENVKTLKQQYLGYRRAFLEDSTDIFESKRVASKKWQSAPRITTGPAPFSSIPNAAAVAMAATLSQQQQPGPVFGGGPGFGGVATGGSSFGFSSASKPSGGSLSAGFGSNSSSGFNFSSPGLNASAGLTFGVSNPPATGFGTGGPLLQLKKPPVGNKRGKR, encoded by the exons ATGTCAGGCTTTAATTTCGGATCCGGGTCTATTGGTTCCACCAACGCTGGCGGAGGGTTTTCGTTTGGAGCCGCTGCCAG TACCCCAGTTGCAGCAGGTACAGGTGGGTTTACTCTGGGTGGAGCTCTGGGTGCTACAGCCCcagcctccaccaccaccacctcttctCTGGGCCTGGGCGGGTCACTATTCTCACAAAAACCTACTGGGGGGTTCTCCTTTAACACTCCTGCCTCAG GTGCCCCTGCAGCCTCTACAGCCCCTACCACGGGCTTCAGTATGACCTTCAATAAACCCTCTGCCTCGGCCCAACCCTTCTCCCTCACTGCAGCCTCCTCAGCCCCCACAGGGGCAGGACTGACACTAGGCTCAGTCCTCACCTCCACTGCGCCACAGCAAGGAGCCACAGGATTCTCTCTCAACCTAGGGGGTGTGGCCGCAAGTACAGCCCCATCCACAGGTCTATCGCTGGGTTCCAGTATGTTCTCTAACATGGCTACTACTG GTTTGGGCCAGACCACTCTCGGATCAGGGGGGTTGACGTTAGGTTCCCTGGCCTCTACCTCCACGGCGGTGTCAGCGGCCCCCAGCCTTGGACTGGGAGGAGTTGACTTCAGCACCTCCTCAGAGAAGAAAAGCGACAAATCATCAGGGGCCAGCCCACA AGACAGTAAAGCTTTGAAAGATGAAAATTTGCCTCCAGTCATCTGTCAGGATGTAGACAACTTCCA GAAGTTTGTGAAGGAGCAGAAGCAGGTTCACGAGGAGATCAGCAGGATGTCATCTAAAGCCATGCTGAAGGTTCAGGATGACATCAAGAGTCTCAAACAGCTGCTGTCTGTCAGCGCTTCGGGACTACAGAGAAACGCCCTGGCTATAGACAAACTGAAGATGGAGACTGCGCAG GAGTTGAAGAATGCAGACATAGCTCTGCGGACTCAGAAGACTCCCCCTGGACTCCAGCACGACAACACAGCTCCCTATGA ttatTTCCGGTGTTTAGTGGAACAGTTTGAGGTTCAGTTGCAGCAGTACAGACAGCAGATAGAGGAACTGGAGAATCACCTTACTACACAGGGCAGTGGATCACACATCACACCACAGG atctgtCACTGGCCATGCAGAAGTTGTACCAGACGTTTGTGGCTCTGGCTGCTCAGCTCCAGTCAGTACACGAGAACGTCAAG ACCCTGAAGCAGCAGTACCTGGGATACCGCCGGGCCTTCCTGGAGGACTCCACGGACATCTTCGAGTCCAAGCGGGTGGCCAGTAAGAAGTGGCAGAGTGCCCCACGCATCACCACTGGCCCTGCCCCCTTCAGCAGCATCCCCAATGCGGCGGCGGTCGCCATGGCAGCCACGCTgagccagcagcagcagcccgGCCCAG TGTTTGGTGGGGGTCCAGGTTTCGGGGGGGTAGCGACGGGGGGCTCCTCATTTGGTTTCTCCTCTGCCAGCAAGCCCTCGGGAGGGAGCCTGagtgcag GTTTTGGAAGCAACAGTAGTTCAGGGTTTAACTTCAGTAGCCCCGGCCTCAACGCGTCTGCAGGCCTGACGTTTGGCGTGTCCAACCCTCCCGCCACGGGCTTCGGCACTGGAGGTCCACTGCTGCAGCTCAAGAAGCCCCCGGTGGGAAACAAGAGGGGCAAGAGATAG